The proteins below are encoded in one region of Ferruginibacter lapsinanis:
- a CDS encoding rod shape-determining protein, producing MGLFNFFTQEIAMDLGTANTLIIFNDEVVVNEPSIVALDRNNPKNILAVGKKALMMHEKTHESIRTVRPLKDGVIADFNAAELMIREMIKMIYPKKPLFAPSWRMMICIPSSITEVEKRAVRDSAEQAGAKEVYLIHEPMAAALGIGIDVEEPVGNMIIDIGGGTTGITVIALAGIVCDQSIRIAGDEFTADIMEALRRYHSLLIGERTAEQIKIQVGAAMKDLDNPPDDIPVNGRDLVTGIPKQVMVSYQEVAEALDKSVFKIEEAILKALETTPPELAADIYRRGLYLTGGGALLRGLDKRIAAKIKLPVHVADDPLKSVVRGTGIALKNYDRYPFVMR from the coding sequence ATGGGTCTCTTTAATTTTTTTACACAAGAAATTGCCATGGATTTGGGTACTGCAAATACCCTTATCATCTTCAATGACGAAGTAGTGGTAAATGAACCTTCCATTGTTGCTTTAGACAGAAACAATCCGAAAAATATTTTAGCTGTGGGTAAGAAGGCATTGATGATGCATGAAAAAACCCACGAAAGCATACGTACGGTTCGTCCGTTAAAAGATGGTGTAATAGCCGATTTTAATGCAGCGGAGTTGATGATCAGAGAGATGATCAAAATGATCTACCCTAAAAAGCCATTGTTTGCGCCAAGCTGGAGAATGATGATCTGTATTCCAAGCAGTATCACAGAAGTTGAAAAACGTGCCGTAAGAGATAGCGCAGAACAAGCTGGTGCTAAAGAAGTTTACCTGATACATGAGCCGATGGCAGCTGCACTAGGTATTGGTATCGACGTAGAAGAGCCAGTGGGTAATATGATCATTGATATCGGAGGTGGCACTACAGGTATTACCGTAATTGCATTGGCAGGTATAGTTTGTGATCAAAGTATACGTATTGCCGGTGATGAGTTTACTGCGGATATTATGGAAGCACTTCGTCGTTATCATAGTTTATTAATTGGAGAACGTACTGCTGAACAGATTAAAATTCAGGTAGGTGCTGCAATGAAAGATCTTGACAATCCGCCGGATGATATTCCTGTGAATGGTCGTGATCTGGTAACCGGTATTCCTAAACAGGTAATGGTTAGCTATCAGGAAGTTGCCGAAGCGTTGGATAAAAGCGTGTTCAAAATTGAAGAAGCTATTCTGAAAGCGTTGGAAACGACTCCGCCTGAATTGGCTGCTGATATTTATCGCAGAGGATTGTACTTAACTGGTGGTGGTGCTTTATTACGTGGGCTGGATAAAAGAATTGCCGCTAAGATCAAATTGCCGGTACATGTTGCCGATGATCCACTTAAGAGTGTGGTAAGAGGTACAGGTATTGCGTTGAAAAATTACGACAGGTATCCGTTTGTAATGAGATAA
- the purD gene encoding phosphoribosylamine--glycine ligase — MNILIIGNGGREHALAWKINQSDLCKQLYVAPGNAGTAACAQNIDIKATDFDALAKFCLSNKIDIILVGPEEPLVKGIYDFFTTNPETAHIYVIGPSQEAAQLEGSKAFAKAFMDRNKIPTAAYREFDNTNYEEGVEYVRNHALPIVLKADGLAAGKGVLICHNHIEALAEFELMIQQSKFGDAGRRVVVEEFLHGIEMSVFVVTDGINYVLLPDAKDYKRIGVGDTGLNTGGMGAVSPVPFADAAFKDKIIQRIVEPTIAGLKNEKLEYKGFIFIGIIKVDDDPYVIEYNCRLGDPETEVVVPRIESDFVEILTAIAEKRVNELNIAISKDAAATVVAVSGGYPNQYEVGKVISGLEVTSFKDTVIFQSGTKISGNDIVTNGGRVLAVTSFGDNISEAVEQSVYMLEQIYFDEIYFREDIGYEFKK; from the coding sequence ATGAATATACTTATTATAGGTAACGGCGGCAGAGAGCATGCCCTGGCATGGAAAATAAATCAAAGCGACTTATGCAAACAATTGTATGTGGCTCCTGGTAATGCGGGTACTGCAGCATGTGCTCAAAATATTGATATAAAAGCAACAGATTTTGATGCGTTAGCAAAATTTTGTTTATCTAATAAAATTGATATCATCCTGGTAGGTCCGGAAGAACCTTTGGTAAAAGGGATTTATGATTTTTTTACAACTAATCCCGAAACAGCTCATATATATGTGATCGGTCCTTCACAAGAAGCAGCACAATTAGAAGGTAGTAAGGCTTTTGCCAAAGCATTTATGGATCGAAATAAGATTCCTACTGCAGCATACAGGGAGTTTGACAATACCAATTATGAAGAAGGAGTGGAGTATGTTCGTAATCATGCTTTACCAATTGTTTTAAAGGCAGATGGATTAGCTGCTGGTAAAGGAGTGCTTATCTGTCATAACCATATTGAAGCGCTGGCCGAGTTTGAATTAATGATCCAGCAATCAAAATTCGGCGATGCAGGCCGTCGTGTGGTGGTTGAAGAATTTTTACATGGAATAGAGATGAGTGTGTTTGTGGTAACTGACGGAATAAACTATGTTTTGTTACCTGATGCTAAGGATTACAAGCGTATCGGGGTAGGTGATACAGGCCTGAATACAGGCGGAATGGGTGCTGTAAGCCCTGTTCCATTTGCTGATGCCGCATTTAAGGACAAGATCATCCAACGAATTGTTGAGCCTACTATCGCAGGATTAAAAAATGAAAAACTTGAATACAAAGGGTTTATTTTTATCGGTATCATTAAGGTAGATGATGATCCGTATGTGATTGAATACAACTGTCGCCTTGGCGATCCGGAAACAGAAGTAGTGGTGCCAAGGATAGAGAGTGATTTTGTAGAAATTCTAACAGCAATAGCCGAAAAGCGTGTAAATGAACTCAACATCGCTATCAGTAAAGATGCGGCAGCTACTGTGGTAGCAGTAAGTGGAGGATATCCCAATCAATATGAGGTAGGAAAAGTGATCAGCGGATTAGAAGTGACCAGTTTTAAAGACACGGTAATTTTTCAATCAGGTACAAAAATATCCGGAAACGATATTGTTACAAATGGCGGTCGGGTGCTGGCTGTAACCTCTTTTGGCGACAATATTTCAGAAGCGGTAGAACAATCTGTATATATGCTTGAGCAGATCTATTTTGATGAAATTTATTTCAGGGAAGATATTGGATATGAATTCAAAAAATAG
- the mreD gene encoding rod shape-determining protein MreD, producing the protein MSVLVKNILRFVLLILVQVFVLDKIHLHQMVTPYIYMLFILWMPFQLGRMWQMILAFALGFALDSFRHNPGFHASACVLIAYLRPFFINVLIPQEGADTNYDEPSIKSMGGFFPYLVYTGLLIIVHHGWLFMLEAWQIGNVWYFIIKTFFSAIISLLLIVITELLFNRKQQFKTNTV; encoded by the coding sequence ATGAGTGTATTGGTAAAAAATATATTAAGATTTGTATTGCTGATCCTGGTGCAGGTTTTTGTGCTGGATAAAATACACTTGCATCAGATGGTTACTCCATACATTTATATGTTGTTTATTTTATGGATGCCATTTCAGTTGGGACGTATGTGGCAAATGATATTGGCCTTTGCGCTTGGGTTTGCTCTAGACAGCTTTAGGCATAATCCCGGATTTCATGCATCTGCCTGCGTTTTAATTGCTTACCTGCGACCGTTTTTTATCAATGTACTTATCCCCCAGGAAGGAGCTGATACCAACTACGATGAACCCTCAATTAAAAGTATGGGAGGATTTTTCCCTTACTTAGTATACACCGGCTTACTTATAATAGTGCATCATGGATGGCTGTTTATGTTAGAAGCCTGGCAAATTGGTAATGTTTGGTATTTTATCATCAAAACTTTCTTCTCCGCAATCATTAGTCTATTGTTAATTGTTATTACAGAATTATTGTTTAACCGTAAGCAACAGTTCAAGACAAATACGGTTTAG
- the rodA gene encoding rod shape-determining protein RodA: MNQRNPEIGKGIDWVIVWLYAILVIIGLLCIFSVEYRSGDGVIQSFLGFKKNYSKQLFYFGACIVIATFILLTDSKFFTATANLSYLIGIVLILATFVVGKEIKGSKSWIPLGFMNLQPVELCKIFASLALAKYLSMQETDFEKPRSQMIAAALSFTPALLSILQGETGLALVYFSLLIPMYREGLPPGYLVAGFAMAILLIVSLLFSTKTLLIAFAVAGILFLYMNRRQIRRNRQLLVLVVSVWAFCSVFVGIVVPFTFKHVFKKYQADRIFSMVGVDNPFVDAKTAGLSSEEEKTKQKKNDQQNYNVKQSKIAIGSGGFLGKGFLKGTQTQGDFVPEQHTDFIFTSVGENFGFWGSTLLMLIYMGLLLRIVNIAERQRSTFSRVYAYCVAGIIFFHVAVNICVTIGLAPVIGITLPLLSYGGSSLVTFTILIFILVKLDADRQMVLR, translated from the coding sequence GTGAATCAGAGAAATCCTGAAATAGGAAAAGGAATAGATTGGGTAATAGTATGGTTATACGCCATACTTGTGATCATCGGACTGTTGTGTATTTTTTCAGTAGAGTACAGAAGTGGTGACGGAGTGATACAAAGTTTTTTAGGCTTCAAAAAAAATTACAGTAAACAATTATTTTATTTTGGCGCTTGTATTGTTATAGCCACATTTATTTTATTAACCGACAGTAAATTTTTTACAGCAACGGCCAATTTGTCTTACCTCATCGGTATTGTATTGATATTAGCCACATTTGTAGTAGGTAAAGAGATCAAAGGTTCAAAAAGCTGGATACCATTAGGGTTCATGAATTTGCAACCGGTAGAGTTATGTAAAATATTTGCTTCGCTGGCATTGGCAAAATATCTATCCATGCAGGAAACGGATTTTGAAAAGCCCAGATCACAAATGATCGCTGCGGCCCTTTCATTTACCCCTGCATTATTATCTATTTTGCAGGGAGAAACCGGATTGGCATTGGTGTATTTTTCTTTACTGATACCCATGTATAGAGAAGGATTACCCCCGGGCTATTTGGTGGCTGGTTTTGCTATGGCAATACTACTCATTGTATCGTTATTATTTAGCACTAAAACATTATTGATCGCTTTTGCGGTGGCGGGCATATTGTTTCTTTATATGAATCGCAGACAGATAAGACGAAATCGGCAGTTGTTGGTGTTAGTAGTAAGTGTCTGGGCATTCTGTTCAGTATTTGTAGGAATAGTTGTGCCGTTTACATTTAAGCATGTATTTAAAAAATATCAGGCGGACAGGATCTTCAGCATGGTTGGCGTTGATAATCCTTTTGTAGATGCCAAAACAGCGGGTTTGAGTTCAGAAGAAGAAAAGACCAAACAGAAAAAAAATGATCAACAGAATTACAATGTGAAACAATCTAAAATTGCAATTGGCTCCGGAGGGTTTTTAGGGAAAGGGTTTTTAAAAGGGACACAAACACAAGGAGATTTTGTACCTGAGCAACATACCGATTTTATATTTACTTCTGTAGGAGAGAATTTTGGTTTTTGGGGAAGTACTCTGTTAATGCTCATTTACATGGGCTTATTACTTCGTATTGTGAATATTGCCGAACGGCAACGAAGTACCTTCAGCCGGGTATACGCTTATTGTGTAGCAGGCATTATATTTTTTCACGTTGCAGTGAATATTTGTGTAACCATCGGATTGGCTCCTGTAATTGGTATCACTCTTCCTTTGTTAAGTTACGGAGGATCTTCCCTGGTAACATTTACCATTCTTATTTTTATTTTAGTTAAATTAGATGCTGATAGGCAGATGGTGCTTCGGTAA
- a CDS encoding MBL fold metallo-hydrolase, giving the protein MKIIPLSEGAFTVDRTKQFIPFNKEKDDLQQRPVGSLLVEVQPFCVVTSKDIIVIDAGLGFTQNGILQIHKNLMDNGIGALEVTKVLLSHLHKDHTNGMAIKDEQLNQFFLSFPNATYYVNKNELDAALEKGEPTYVVEKIQLLQHSDKVHLMGDVETIDDYIQFEVTGGHSPHHGVFWIKEEGEIIFFGGDVAPQLQQMKNKFIAKYDFDGRKCMELRQQWWQQGETENWTFLFYHDIKTPFLKRG; this is encoded by the coding sequence TTGAAGATCATTCCACTTAGCGAAGGTGCTTTTACAGTAGATAGAACCAAGCAATTTATTCCTTTTAACAAAGAAAAAGATGATTTACAGCAAAGACCTGTGGGAAGCTTGCTGGTAGAAGTACAGCCATTTTGCGTAGTAACTTCAAAAGATATTATTGTGATAGATGCAGGGTTGGGGTTTACTCAAAACGGTATTTTGCAAATACATAAAAATTTAATGGATAATGGCATCGGTGCATTAGAAGTAACTAAAGTACTGTTGAGTCACTTGCATAAAGACCATACCAATGGGATGGCTATTAAAGATGAACAATTGAATCAGTTTTTTTTAAGTTTTCCCAATGCGACCTATTATGTAAATAAAAATGAATTAGACGCAGCATTAGAAAAAGGAGAGCCCACCTATGTAGTTGAGAAAATACAACTATTGCAACATTCCGATAAGGTTCATTTAATGGGAGATGTTGAAACCATTGATGATTATATACAATTTGAGGTTACTGGCGGACACTCTCCGCATCATGGCGTTTTTTGGATAAAAGAAGAAGGGGAAATTATTTTCTTTGGCGGAGATGTGGCACCTCAATTGCAACAAATGAAAAATAAATTCATTGCTAAATATGATTTTGATGGCAGAAAATGCATGGAGTTAAGACAACAATGGTGGCAACAGGGAGAAACAGAAAACTGGACCTTTTTATTTTACCATGATATAAAAACCCCCTTTCTAAAAAGGGGGTGA
- the mreC gene encoding rod shape-determining protein MreC encodes MRNIFLFIRRYSNFIFFLLLQGFCVYLIVHYNRYQNAVTTAYMTELTGKVNTQYDRVEDFFHLKNENKRLATENERLRNLLRQNFESPDTINKIVTDSIPSDTLGTHRKWLYKMAKVVANSVTSQENYVELGRGSNQQMKKNIGVVDANNAVVGIITDVSENFSVAMSLLHKDSHLSGKLLKGGEIGTLNWDGKTPNIVSLVGIPKSAKVAKGDTVITSGYSNAFPQGMKIGYVYSVVSDKTTNNYLIEIKTAADFYNLQYVYAIDNLQKEELNNLMDKVKKQNQ; translated from the coding sequence GTGCGTAATATATTTCTCTTCATCCGCAGGTATTCAAATTTTATTTTCTTCCTGTTATTGCAGGGGTTTTGCGTTTATTTAATTGTTCACTATAACCGTTATCAAAATGCTGTCACTACTGCTTACATGACAGAACTTACCGGTAAGGTAAATACTCAGTATGATAGAGTCGAAGATTTTTTTCATCTTAAAAATGAAAATAAAAGACTGGCTACTGAAAATGAGCGGTTGAGGAATTTGTTGAGACAGAATTTTGAGAGTCCTGATACCATAAACAAAATCGTTACCGATTCTATTCCTTCTGATACTTTAGGTACTCATCGTAAATGGTTATATAAAATGGCAAAGGTGGTAGCTAATTCAGTTACTTCTCAGGAAAATTACGTTGAATTGGGCAGAGGCTCCAATCAACAGATGAAAAAAAATATTGGGGTAGTGGATGCAAACAATGCAGTGGTAGGAATCATAACAGATGTAAGCGAAAATTTTTCTGTAGCCATGAGTTTATTACACAAGGATAGTCATTTAAGTGGTAAACTTTTAAAAGGCGGTGAAATTGGCACATTGAATTGGGATGGTAAAACACCCAATATTGTTTCTTTAGTGGGCATTCCAAAAAGTGCGAAAGTGGCAAAAGGAGATACTGTTATTACAAGTGGCTACAGTAACGCATTTCCGCAGGGGATGAAGATTGGTTATGTTTATTCAGTGGTCTCTGATAAAACAACCAATAACTATTTGATTGAAATAAAAACTGCTGCAGATTTTTATAATCTGCAATATGTGTATGCGATAGACAATTTGCAAAAGGAAGAACTGAATAATTTGATGGATAAAGTAAAAAAGCAAAATCAATAA
- a CDS encoding peptidoglycan D,D-transpeptidase FtsI family protein produces the protein MPAFNQSRKNIIRMIFVVMFIIIIARLFTLQVITSKYRIMADDQGKFRKVIYPDRGIVFDRNRKAILENTTIYDLMVVPNKVRGIDTFSLCKILNLDTAQFNKKIVELIIKNGRSRPSIFDGLLSDEKMAKLNEAMYKFSPGFYLQERSVRSYPFDAAGNILGYLSEVDTNFLKSHPDDGYQIGDYAGKTGIERTYEKVLMGQRGIQYWKRDNKNRLTERLEKGRYDTAAVAGQNMYTSLDIELQELGEKLMENKLGSIVAVDPKTGGILCMVSSPTFKPKLLTGAERKKHIAELLLNPALPLLNRTVGASYSPGSTFKTLQALVGLHEGVITTDFKVSCGGAFYGCGSGKPMRCLDFGTFDLRNAIRISDNTYFATVMQRVINNPKYPNIDSSLAVWDRYMYAFGLGHKLGVDVPSEKRGNIPTPAYFNKVYGNGKWNYCSFRSVSIGQGEVDVTPIQVANEMAFIANKGWYKIPHLVDSIEGGDKFDMLSKFKDKHNTTDIPDSVFEAVHDGMQGVVDNGTGVAAKVKGIVVCGKTGTVENYYRGVKQPNHAFFCGFAPRDNPKIAIMCVVENSGRFGGTYAAPIVGLMIEKYLNDSITDKARLARIDQLSKLNLIPKRIFTEMQRQDSLMHAKDSAYLIAKGYIKIIKDTLDLDAEDEADALDKMKKDKELAKKDQSKKDSGDNKLKIKSQAILPDERKRAEPKDTVRI, from the coding sequence GTGCCAGCATTTAATCAGAGTCGTAAAAATATCATTCGAATGATCTTTGTAGTGATGTTCATCATCATCATTGCAAGACTTTTTACATTACAGGTAATTACTTCCAAGTATAGAATAATGGCGGATGATCAAGGGAAATTCCGTAAAGTGATCTACCCCGATAGAGGGATTGTATTTGATAGAAATCGAAAAGCGATTTTAGAAAATACTACTATTTATGACCTGATGGTTGTGCCCAATAAAGTGAGAGGAATAGATACGTTTTCTCTTTGTAAAATATTAAACCTCGATACCGCTCAATTCAATAAAAAAATTGTTGAATTAATTATCAAAAATGGCAGAAGCAGACCCTCGATATTTGATGGTTTATTAAGCGACGAAAAAATGGCCAAGCTGAATGAGGCCATGTATAAATTTTCTCCCGGCTTTTATTTGCAGGAGCGTTCTGTGAGGAGTTATCCATTTGATGCAGCAGGTAATATTCTTGGCTATCTTTCTGAGGTTGACACCAATTTTTTAAAATCACATCCTGATGATGGGTATCAGATAGGTGACTATGCAGGGAAGACAGGCATTGAGCGTACCTATGAAAAAGTGTTGATGGGGCAACGTGGTATTCAGTATTGGAAAAGAGATAATAAAAATCGTTTAACGGAAAGGCTTGAAAAAGGAAGGTATGATACGGCTGCCGTAGCCGGACAAAATATGTATACTTCTTTGGATATAGAGTTACAGGAATTGGGAGAAAAATTAATGGAGAATAAGTTGGGGTCGATAGTAGCGGTTGACCCTAAAACGGGGGGCATCTTATGTATGGTAAGCAGCCCAACCTTTAAACCAAAATTACTCACCGGAGCAGAAAGAAAAAAACATATTGCTGAATTATTGTTGAATCCTGCATTGCCATTGTTGAACAGAACTGTAGGAGCAAGCTATTCTCCGGGTTCTACATTTAAAACACTACAAGCATTGGTGGGGTTACACGAAGGGGTGATCACTACAGATTTCAAAGTGTCTTGCGGCGGGGCATTTTATGGCTGCGGTAGTGGCAAACCTATGCGGTGCCTGGATTTCGGAACATTCGATCTGCGTAATGCGATCCGTATTTCTGATAATACTTATTTTGCTACGGTAATGCAACGGGTGATTAATAATCCTAAATATCCTAATATCGATAGTAGTTTGGCGGTTTGGGACAGGTACATGTATGCCTTTGGGTTAGGCCACAAATTAGGAGTAGATGTTCCATCAGAAAAAAGAGGAAATATACCAACGCCAGCTTACTTCAATAAAGTATATGGTAATGGTAAATGGAATTACTGTAGTTTCCGTTCAGTAAGTATTGGTCAGGGAGAGGTAGATGTTACACCGATACAGGTGGCCAACGAAATGGCTTTTATTGCAAATAAAGGTTGGTATAAGATACCGCATTTGGTAGATTCAATCGAAGGTGGAGATAAATTCGACATGTTGTCAAAATTTAAAGACAAACACAACACCACCGATATACCTGATAGTGTTTTTGAAGCAGTGCATGATGGAATGCAGGGTGTGGTGGATAATGGAACAGGTGTTGCAGCAAAAGTTAAAGGGATTGTCGTTTGTGGTAAAACAGGTACAGTAGAAAACTACTATCGTGGTGTAAAGCAACCCAACCATGCTTTCTTTTGTGGTTTTGCTCCAAGAGACAATCCAAAGATCGCCATCATGTGTGTGGTGGAAAACAGTGGTCGTTTTGGAGGTACATATGCAGCGCCTATTGTGGGGTTGATGATTGAAAAATATTTAAACGATTCTATAACCGATAAAGCAAGGCTGGCGAGAATAGATCAGTTGTCAAAATTGAACCTGATACCTAAAAGGATATTTACAGAAATGCAACGACAGGATTCTCTGATGCATGCCAAAGATTCTGCGTATCTTATTGCTAAAGGCTATATTAAAATAATCAAAGACACACTTGATCTGGATGCGGAAGATGAAGCAGATGCATTAGATAAAATGAAAAAAGATAAAGAGCTGGCCAAAAAAGATCAATCTAAAAAGGACAGCGGTGATAATAAATTAAAAATAAAATCACAAGCAATTTTACCAGACGAAAGAAAAAGAGCAGAGCCAAAGGATACGGTTAGAATATAA
- a CDS encoding peptide MFS transporter: MSEQLTQKGHPKGLYFLFVTEMWERFSYYGMRAIFILFMTKVLLLSDASASNIYGSYTGLVYLTPLLGGYLCDRYLGNRRSIIIGGLLMAIGQFFMFLSATAGADGIALMWIGLTSLIIGNGFFKPNISTMVGQLYPAGDRRVDSAFTIFYMGINLGAFFSPLVCGSMDYKWGFLAACIGMLIGLLTFIIYQKKYLISEEGKEIGLPVKKLDLKNILVIIGSIGIVFFMLNFQKVFKSDIDIIGYVIYGAIIIMPIIILSDKSLTKEEKGRIWVVFILAFFVIFFWGAFEQAGASLTLFADRQTNRNFLGTEISASYFQSVNPLAIILLAPLFTVIWGYLYKRKLEPSSPKKMALGLLLVAIGYVIIAIAVKGIGITDKVSMWWLVALYIIHTMGELCLSPIGLSMVSKLAPLRLSSLMMGTWFLANAAANKFAGTLSALIPPNAEDVAKATGPIVFPSFLGFQITNLYEFFMLFIIMTGAAAGILYVLSAKLKTMMHGLG; encoded by the coding sequence ATGAGTGAGCAATTAACACAAAAAGGACATCCAAAAGGTTTATATTTTTTATTTGTTACAGAAATGTGGGAGCGATTTAGTTATTATGGAATGAGGGCAATTTTTATTCTGTTTATGACCAAAGTTTTATTACTCAGTGACGCCTCCGCATCAAACATTTATGGAAGTTATACCGGTCTTGTATACCTAACTCCTCTCTTAGGGGGATATCTTTGTGATCGTTACCTAGGTAACAGAAGAAGTATTATTATTGGAGGTTTGTTGATGGCCATTGGACAATTTTTTATGTTTTTAAGTGCTACTGCAGGTGCTGATGGTATAGCGCTAATGTGGATAGGGTTAACTTCTCTCATTATTGGTAACGGTTTTTTCAAACCTAATATCTCTACGATGGTGGGACAATTGTATCCTGCAGGAGATCGCAGAGTGGACAGCGCCTTTACAATTTTTTACATGGGGATTAATCTGGGTGCATTTTTCTCTCCGCTTGTTTGCGGAAGTATGGATTATAAATGGGGGTTTCTTGCCGCTTGTATTGGTATGTTAATTGGACTATTGACTTTCATCATCTATCAAAAAAAATATTTGATCTCTGAAGAAGGAAAAGAAATTGGATTGCCAGTTAAAAAATTGGATCTGAAAAATATCTTGGTGATCATCGGTTCGATCGGTATCGTATTTTTTATGTTGAATTTTCAGAAGGTTTTTAAAAGTGATATCGATATCATCGGTTATGTTATATACGGTGCAATCATTATAATGCCTATCATTATTCTTTCTGATAAAAGTTTAACCAAAGAAGAAAAAGGAAGAATATGGGTAGTTTTTATCCTTGCTTTTTTTGTTATCTTTTTTTGGGGTGCTTTCGAGCAGGCAGGAGCCTCGTTAACACTTTTTGCTGACAGACAAACTAACAGAAACTTTTTAGGAACCGAAATCTCAGCCTCTTATTTTCAATCAGTTAATCCTTTAGCAATAATTTTGTTAGCTCCTTTATTTACTGTTATCTGGGGCTATTTATACAAAAGAAAGCTGGAACCATCTTCTCCTAAAAAAATGGCTCTAGGCTTACTACTTGTTGCAATTGGCTATGTTATTATTGCAATAGCGGTTAAAGGTATTGGTATTACAGATAAAGTGAGTATGTGGTGGTTGGTAGCGTTGTATATTATTCATACAATGGGTGAATTATGTTTGTCACCTATCGGTTTATCTATGGTATCTAAATTAGCACCTTTAAGATTATCGTCATTAATGATGGGTACCTGGTTTTTAGCTAATGCTGCAGCTAATAAATTTGCTGGCACACTTAGTGCTTTGATACCACCAAATGCCGAAGATGTGGCAAAAGCTACCGGCCCTATTGTATTTCCATCTTTTTTAGGTTTTCAAATCACTAACCTTTATGAGTTCTTTATGCTTTTCATTATAATGACCGGTGCAGCGGCCGGCATCTTATATGTACTTAGTGCAAAATTAAAAACTATGATGCATGGCTTAGGTTAA
- a CDS encoding tail fiber domain-containing protein — protein MKPIHIKYVRALLFSVVISLSGSTASSQSTTDKDIKKNITPIENATASLIQLEPQKFEYNVNAYKQLNLPKGVQYGFLTENVLHILPELVTKKNVRYSYGKNDTRNALISTIDNNNLTPFLVASIKELHEEIQRLKELIETMKKS, from the coding sequence ATGAAACCAATTCATATAAAGTATGTAAGAGCTTTACTATTTTCTGTCGTTATTTCTTTATCCGGGTCTACAGCTTCTTCACAAAGCACAACTGATAAAGACATCAAAAAAAATATCACTCCCATTGAAAATGCAACCGCCAGTTTAATACAATTAGAACCTCAAAAATTTGAGTATAATGTTAATGCATACAAACAATTAAACCTTCCAAAAGGAGTACAGTATGGATTTTTGACCGAAAACGTTCTACATATCTTACCCGAATTAGTAACTAAAAAAAATGTACGATACAGCTACGGAAAAAATGATACCAGGAATGCATTGATCAGTACAATAGACAATAACAATCTTACTCCATTCCTGGTTGCTTCCATTAAAGAGTTGCATGAAGAGATCCAGCGACTAAAAGAATTAATAGAGACTATGAAAAAAAGTTAA